GGACCGAGCAGGACAGATGTTCAAACGATCGATCGTCAATATCCGCTCCGAATCGGCTCCGGAAAAGAACTCCTTCCGCCATGCCTGGCGGCGGCGTCATTGCCTATTTCCGATGAACGGCTTTTACGAATGGCTCGATGGACCCGACGGCAAGCAGCCCTATCTGCACGCCCTCGCCGAAAACATGCCGCTGTTCAGTCTGGCCGGGCTCTGGGAAGACTGGTTGGGAGAGGATGGCAGCGAGATGACGACCGCCGCATTTCTGACCCGCGACGGTATTTTCCCGCTAACCGGCGAAGTGGATCGGGTGCCAGTGTTTGTGCCGCCGGACCGGTACGATGACTGGCTGCACGCGGATGAAACAGATGACAGTCTCGCCCGGGAGATTGTCGGCCTGCCAGACCCCGACTTCATTCACTGGCCAGTGAGCCAGCGGGTGAATAGCTGGAAGCCGGACGATGAGGGAC
This genomic stretch from Parvularcula sp. LCG005 harbors:
- a CDS encoding SOS response-associated peptidase, which codes for MNARYVIKEDPYGLGNHFGIAITNNFPARYNIAPSQPVPIIRQGPDGRREYTLVRWGFVPSWDRAGQMFKRSIVNIRSESAPEKNSFRHAWRRRHCLFPMNGFYEWLDGPDGKQPYLHALAENMPLFSLAGLWEDWLGEDGSEMTTAAFLTRDGIFPLTGEVDRVPVFVPPDRYDDWLHADETDDSLAREIVGLPDPDFIHWPVSQRVNSWKPDDEGLIQPILLNAQQSLF